Proteins from a single region of Sinorhizobium alkalisoli:
- a CDS encoding three-Cys-motif partner protein TcmP, with the protein MSDHEFGNVSTDLKLSLVEAYLRAFNTALRPQFSELWYIDAFAGTGERVIKQNATKADLLPGVKEKIERRRGSAQIALDIVPAFDRIVFMEKKKSYCLALERLKSQYPGRRIDIVRGDANVAIEAEIEAMKWVGKRAVMFLDPYGMAVNWSTLERIRKTEAIDVWYLVSLAGLFRQATKDPARMDEKKRAAITRMLGTDGWIEAWYNRPRKSDLLGEYDEAYQRVADVEAIEKFVYDRLRGLFPKVLPPKRLKNASGVPMFSLFLAISNPAGKAIGLATRIGNSIIKA; encoded by the coding sequence TTGAGCGACCACGAGTTTGGCAACGTATCAACGGATTTGAAGTTGTCGTTGGTCGAGGCCTACCTAAGGGCCTTCAACACTGCCCTTCGCCCACAGTTTTCCGAACTCTGGTACATAGATGCATTCGCCGGCACTGGCGAGAGAGTTATTAAGCAGAATGCTACGAAGGCGGATCTGCTCCCCGGTGTCAAAGAAAAGATTGAACGTCGGCGAGGGTCGGCCCAAATCGCACTGGATATTGTTCCGGCTTTTGACCGCATCGTCTTCATGGAAAAGAAAAAGAGCTATTGCCTCGCGCTTGAGCGGTTGAAGTCCCAGTATCCTGGCCGTCGAATCGACATCGTGAGGGGTGATGCAAACGTGGCGATCGAAGCCGAAATCGAAGCCATGAAATGGGTCGGAAAACGCGCCGTCATGTTTCTGGATCCCTACGGGATGGCGGTGAACTGGTCCACTCTCGAGAGAATTCGTAAGACAGAGGCGATTGACGTCTGGTACTTGGTTTCATTGGCGGGCTTGTTTCGGCAAGCGACAAAAGATCCAGCACGAATGGACGAGAAGAAACGAGCAGCTATTACCAGAATGCTGGGTACCGACGGATGGATAGAGGCTTGGTACAATCGCCCCCGCAAAAGTGATCTGCTTGGCGAATATGACGAAGCGTACCAGCGAGTTGCCGATGTCGAGGCAATCGAAAAATTCGTCTACGACCGGCTGAGAGGGCTATTCCCGAAGGTTCTGCCGCCTAAGAGACTGAAGAACGCCAGCGGCGTTCCAATGTTCTCCCTTTTCTTGGCTATCTCCAATCCCGCTGGGAAGGCGATTGGCCTCGCAACGCGGATTGGAAACAGTATTATCAAGGCATAG
- a CDS encoding XRE family transcriptional regulator encodes MHIREMTPVRKIDEERGARIKQVRTDMLKLRSQEQLAELLSKEGKPVTRGAVGNWELGKEVGLDSLTTICRVSGVSLEWLAYGRGEPFAPEPVAPEPANAKITGEMIQKGPKIPLYGAAVGGDYGEFELNGHRLDDIFAPPSLSGIPEAYGVQVSGDSMYPRYEDGETVYVNPRRRPVKGDYVVAEIQTEEHGPKLAYIKKLIRHTQSELILEQFNPAKQIRFDGRQVHTVHYVLKSGE; translated from the coding sequence ATGCATATTCGCGAAATGACGCCAGTTAGAAAAATCGACGAGGAGCGCGGCGCGCGCATCAAGCAGGTCCGCACGGATATGCTCAAGCTGCGGTCACAGGAGCAACTCGCGGAACTTCTGAGCAAGGAAGGCAAGCCGGTTACGCGCGGCGCGGTCGGGAATTGGGAGCTAGGCAAAGAGGTCGGTCTCGACAGCCTGACGACGATCTGTCGCGTCTCCGGCGTAAGCTTGGAATGGCTAGCCTACGGTCGCGGGGAACCTTTCGCACCGGAGCCTGTTGCCCCGGAGCCAGCGAACGCAAAAATAACCGGTGAAATGATACAGAAGGGCCCAAAGATACCATTGTACGGGGCGGCTGTGGGCGGAGATTACGGCGAATTCGAACTAAACGGGCATCGGCTCGACGACATCTTTGCACCACCCAGCCTCAGCGGCATACCGGAAGCCTATGGCGTCCAGGTATCCGGTGATTCAATGTATCCGCGTTATGAGGACGGCGAGACCGTTTACGTGAACCCGCGACGCCGCCCCGTGAAGGGAGACTACGTTGTCGCCGAAATTCAGACGGAAGAGCACGGACCTAAGCTGGCCTACATTAAGAAGCTGATTCGCCATACCCAAAGTGAACTCATCCTTGAGCAATTCAATCCGGCCAAGCAGATCCGGTTTGATGGACGACAGGTCCATACCGTTCACTACGTCTTGAAGAGCGGGGAATAG
- a CDS encoding transcriptional regulator: MEQICTRAKEVAGGPAAIAKALGDVTPQAVSQWKRIPADRVLEMERITGISRHELRPDVFGRASEAAE, encoded by the coding sequence ATGGAACAGATTTGCACCAGAGCCAAAGAAGTCGCCGGCGGCCCCGCCGCCATCGCTAAAGCGCTTGGGGATGTGACTCCGCAAGCGGTATCGCAGTGGAAGCGGATACCGGCTGACCGGGTGCTCGAAATGGAGCGCATCACCGGCATATCCCGTCATGAGCTTCGCCCCGATGTCTTCGGCAGGGCATCGGAGGCAGCGGAATGA
- a CDS encoding recombinase RecT, translated as MNQHVPALSAGGNVLAIIPQTFEETFRIARAVVAAGLAPSSLVGKKTGDDAASAVAVCIMSGAELGLKPMVSLRSFTVINGKPALYGDGLINVVRQSGKVAFLKTGHEMRDGQMIGFCHAKRNDTGEESRVEFSQAEAERAGLWDDRPTVRKKVWENNQPVWKDGQPNDAPWYRFPQRMIAWRAAGYCLRELFGDVLGGIRDEFEVRDIDEAETMRDITPAKPAQPPKPPAPPAPPAAKTIEAEPGSKTEAAAEEEFVLGDFLEQIETSLAGAKDEVQVEEIWTDFDAPAVLETNGHADMIDAAYAIRDRRLAQLAPLAGG; from the coding sequence ATGAACCAGCATGTTCCCGCACTTTCCGCCGGCGGCAATGTCCTCGCGATCATTCCGCAGACGTTCGAAGAGACTTTCCGCATAGCCCGCGCCGTGGTCGCGGCGGGCCTCGCCCCTTCGTCACTCGTCGGCAAGAAGACCGGCGATGATGCCGCCAGCGCGGTAGCCGTCTGTATCATGTCTGGTGCCGAGCTCGGATTGAAGCCGATGGTCAGCCTTCGCAGCTTCACCGTCATCAACGGCAAGCCGGCGTTATACGGCGATGGCCTGATCAACGTCGTTCGCCAGTCTGGGAAAGTTGCCTTCCTCAAGACCGGGCACGAAATGCGCGATGGGCAGATGATTGGATTCTGCCATGCCAAGCGCAACGATACCGGCGAAGAAAGCCGCGTCGAGTTCTCCCAAGCCGAAGCCGAGCGCGCTGGCCTTTGGGATGATCGTCCGACTGTCCGAAAAAAGGTCTGGGAGAATAACCAGCCGGTCTGGAAGGACGGCCAGCCGAACGATGCGCCATGGTATCGCTTTCCTCAGCGCATGATTGCCTGGCGCGCGGCTGGCTATTGCTTGCGTGAACTGTTCGGCGACGTTCTCGGCGGCATCCGCGATGAATTCGAGGTGCGCGATATCGACGAGGCGGAAACGATGCGCGACATCACACCGGCCAAGCCCGCGCAGCCGCCGAAGCCCCCGGCCCCGCCAGCGCCACCCGCCGCCAAGACGATCGAAGCAGAGCCCGGAAGCAAAACCGAGGCGGCGGCCGAAGAAGAATTCGTTCTCGGCGATTTCCTCGAGCAGATCGAAACCTCGCTCGCCGGCGCGAAGGACGAGGTGCAGGTCGAGGAGATCTGGACCGACTTCGACGCGCCGGCCGTGCTCGAAACCAACGGCCACGCCGACATGATCGATGCTGCCTATGCGATCCGAGACCGGCGCCTCGCTCAACTTGCGCCTCTTGCTGGGGGCTGA
- a CDS encoding DUF5131 family protein: MAETSIEWTDATWNPVAGCTIMSAGCTNCYAMRMAARLDAMGVEKYRGLTRKSGGRAKWTGDLFLDEAALSIPESWSKARNVFVNSMSDLFHPNVPVPFIRKVWSVMANTRRHTYQILTKRPDRMAEVLSDDFDILPNVWLGTSVEDGRVLHRLDELRQVPARIRFVSFEPLIGSVAGADLSGIHWAIVGGESGPQARSMDSVWIDEIFQICTDAKAAFFFKQWGGKNKKATGRSYRGRTWDEMPPPMP, from the coding sequence ATGGCAGAGACATCAATTGAATGGACTGACGCTACGTGGAACCCTGTCGCAGGCTGCACAATTATGAGCGCGGGATGCACAAACTGCTACGCGATGCGCATGGCGGCGCGTCTAGACGCCATGGGCGTCGAAAAATACCGTGGTCTCACTCGGAAAAGCGGTGGTCGAGCGAAATGGACCGGTGATCTCTTTCTAGACGAGGCTGCTCTTTCGATTCCGGAAAGCTGGTCCAAGGCGCGTAACGTATTCGTCAATTCGATGTCGGACCTGTTCCACCCAAATGTGCCGGTGCCTTTCATCCGTAAGGTCTGGAGCGTCATGGCGAACACGCGCCGGCACACGTATCAAATCCTGACCAAGCGGCCCGATCGCATGGCAGAGGTGCTCAGCGATGATTTCGATATTCTGCCGAACGTATGGCTCGGCACGAGTGTCGAAGATGGCCGCGTGCTTCATCGGCTCGATGAGCTGCGCCAGGTTCCGGCGCGGATACGCTTCGTTTCTTTTGAACCACTGATCGGCTCGGTCGCCGGCGCAGATCTATCCGGTATCCATTGGGCCATCGTAGGCGGAGAATCCGGTCCTCAGGCGCGGTCTATGGACTCGGTTTGGATAGATGAAATCTTCCAAATCTGCACTGACGCAAAAGCCGCCTTCTTTTTCAAGCAATGGGGCGGGAAAAACAAGAAAGCAACTGGCCGCAGCTACCGCGGAAGAACATGGGACGAAATGCCGCCGCCTATGCCTTGA